A window of Desulfuromonas sp. genomic DNA:
ATCGAGCAGGATGTTGTGGTTTTTGATCTGGCGATGGGCCAGGTTGACTTCAAGAAGATTGCGGATCCGGCAGAGGACCTCTTCATTATCGAATGGTTTGGAGACGAAATCGCGGGCACCTTGCCGGAGCGCATGAAGACGGGTCTCGCGATCATGGTAAGCGGTCAGGACCAGGACCGGCAGGTAATCGCTCTCAAAAACCGCCTTGATCTGTTCCATCACTTCGAAACCGCTCAGGTGTGGCATGTTGATATCGAGCAGAAGCAGGTCAGGTTGGAAACTGACAAAGAGGTCGATAACATCACGCGGGTCAGACGTACTGAGAACCGAGCGGTAGCCCGCCTTGTCGAGGATATCTTCAAGCAAAAGGATATTCTCCTGTTTGTCGTCAACGATCAGGATACGGCCATTTATTATCTCTCGTTCTGAAATCATGGAATAGATTCCTTTCCGGATCCTTGACTGCTCCTTTTGTGCAAAACAGAGTCAATAGTGTCGAGAAGTTCACCGATGCCGAGTGGTTTGGTCAGGTAGGCGATAAAGCCGGCCTGGTTGCCGATGCTCAGATCCGCCTCGGTTGCATTGGCCGAGACGGCAATCACCGGTATTGCCTCGCTGGTCTTATTTTTTCGGAGTTCCTTGAGCACGTCATGGCCACTGAGGTCGGGTAGAAGTATGTCCGTGAGAATGATGTCGGGCACCATTTCTAAGGCTTTTTCAATCCCTTCCCGGCCCGAATCAACACAGACCAGGTTGAGATCTTCGCGGCGCTTGAAGATATGCTGGACATAAACCTGGTTCGCCTTGTTATCCTCGATGTAAAGGATTTTTGCCGGGTCGGTTTCGGCAATCTTTGTTGCGTTGTCCGGACGTTCGGGCTTATCTGTTTCCACCGCCTGCGCTAAGGGTTTCGGGTCCGGGAAAATCTCGTCGAACTCGATTATGAAGGTTGATCCCTGACCGACGATGCTTTCAACACTGACTCGGCCGTTCATGATTTCAATCAGCTTGCGGGTAATGGCGAGGCCAATACCGACCCCGTCAACTTCATCCCGCTTGGTGTCAAGGCGGGTAAACGGTTCAAAAATCCGCTCCAGATCCTCCTGGGCAATCCCCGGCCCGCTGTCTTTAACCGAGAAACGGATTTTCTCCTCTTTTTTCTCGAGTGCCACCACCACCAGACTCCCCTCGGGGCTGTACTTTATGGCGTTGGAAATCAGGTTGATGATGATCTGGCGCAGACGAAGCGAATCAGCCATGACCCAGTAATGTTCATTCTCGTCGGTTGCGTTGTGCACCTGGATCTTTCTTTTTTTTGCCATGGTACTGGTGACGACAAGAGCCCGATCAAGATCGTCCTTGAACGAAATCGGTTCCTGGTTGACGGTCATACGACCGGTTTCGATCATCGAGATGTTGAGGATATCGTCGATCAAGGCGTTGAGGTGCTTGCCCGAGTCATGGATGATATTGACATTGCGCTGCTGGATCTCGGTCAGCGGGGTCTCGGTGTCAGTCAGGAGCAGCTCGGCAAAACCGAGAATACCATTCAGCGGTGTCCGCAATTCATGGCTCATGTGCGAAAGAAACTGGGTCTTGGCCTGGTTGGCGAGATCAGCTTCCTTTTTTGCCAGTTCGAGTTCTTCGGTCCGTTTGGCGACTTCCTCTTCCAGATTGTCCTTGGCCATCAGCAGTGCATCGTGAGCGAGCTGTTTGGCTCTGTCCCGCTCCTGGCGCAGAACATAGAGACGATCGGCAAGGGCAAGCGAGAGGAACGTGGCATCAAAGAGGAAACCGATAGAAACCGCATTGATCAGCAGAAAATGATAAGGCAGAACGTTCAGCAAGGTGAAACTGGTGATATATGAACCGATGATCGAAGATGTCCAGGCGAGAAGGTAGAAACGGGCAGCCTTGTTCCCTTGCCGCCAGGCGAGAAAACCAGTGATAAAGAGAAGCGGTGAATAAAACTGGACGGCCAGTATCGTTACTTTGGCCAGGGGGATAACATCGTCGACCAGAAAGGTGGTGACAATAACCAGCAGGTGCAACACGAACAGCATGTAAAGCACCTTGTCAATCCGTGGCAGTGACTGCCGGGTATTGAGGAAGTTCCGAGTGAACAGAACCCCGAACAGCTGAATGGCACTGATGCAGACCACCTGCATCCGTTCGGCAAGATAGGTAGAATTCGGCCAGAGATACTGGTATGAGAGTCCATGCGAGGTCGAAACCATCAGGGCAATACTACTGATGAAAAATATAAAATAGAGATAATTCCTGTCCTTCATCCGAAGGTAGATATAGAAGGTGTAAAGCGCCATGACCGCCAGGATTCCGTAGAACAGGCCGAAGGCAAATGCCATGTTGTCCGAATGTGTATAGAATGTTTCAGACTGCCACAGGGTGAACGGAGTCATCAGGGCAGCCCGGCTCTCGACCCTGATGAAAAGGGTTGTGGCCTGTTCCGGCTCGAAGGTCAGTTTGAAAAGAAAAGAATGATGTTCGATTTCGCGATCGTAAAACGGTTTTTTGTCGCCGGCTTCCTTAATGATGTGTTGCCCCGGGTGCTCCGGGTCTGCCAGGAAAACCTTGATGGAATCGATATAAGGAAGAACCTCTTCAAGGATCAGGTCCCTTTTTTCAGGGTAAGGATTGATAATCTCGGTGCGGAACCAGTAAGCGGATTCAGTGAAACCGAAACTCGGGAAATCCTTGTCGTGCGGGATGAAATTTGCAGCGTGGGCAGGTGAGGTGATCTCCTCAATGGTTAATGACTTGTCCGGATCCTCAAGGAACTCCATCTGCTTTCCAAGGATGTAATTATCGGTCTGGTCGTTCAGGATTATACGTGCGGTCTTTTCCGTGGCCAGAACAGGACCGAAACTCAACAACACCGGCATTATTGCCAGCAGGAGGATTGCAGCGGCCCGGCACGTTTTCCCGGAGAACAGGGTAAAGGGTTTTCCTGAATGAAACATCGATTTCTCCTCAGAGGAATGTCATCGCCGTTTTTCGCAACAGGTTCGGCAGTAAATAGAGCTTTATAGTATTGTAATTCATCCCGAATTTGAGTCTTTTATAGATCGAGTTGGCGGTATAGAACCTTTTTGTAGCCTGAATCAAATGTGTCTCAAGCTCTTCCGGAGTAAAGTTCTTCGGTTGAAAAACGACCCGGTCCGAATCGTACAGATCCCAGTTCCTTGTGAGAATTCGCCCCTCCTTCGCAAGATCGTCATAGCATTTGGTCCCGGGGTAAGGAGTCAGAACAGAAAAAGCGGCGAGCTCCATCCGGGACTGAATGCAGAATTCAATAGTCTGGTCAATTGTCTCTGGAGTGTCTTCGTCAAAACCGAAAATAAAGGAGCCGACAACTCCGAGGCCCTTGTCGTGAATCCGGGCGATTTGTTGGCGAAAATATTCGGCATCGACCCTTTTGCCGACATCTCTACTGTTGCCGGAATGGATGCTTTCAAAGCCGATCAGGAAACCGGCACAGCCGCTCTGCCTGAACTTTTCCAACACCTCGTCGGTTAAAACCTGCAACCTGACCTGGGCCAGCCAGCTTATATCTTTACGACTGAGAGCGTCCAGGATCCGGTCGTAAAATGCATTGGCCTGCGGGCTGGCTCCGTAGAAATTGTAGTCAAGAAAATTGACGTAACGGGTTTTAAGGTTATCGATATCACGGAGGACCGGATCAAGGTGGCGTTGTAAATAAAACTTTCCAAAGACGTTTTGTGACGAGCAGAAGCTACAACGGAGCTCGCAACCGCGGGAAGCGAGAATCGATGTTTGCCAGCGTGTGCGGACGGTTCCGGTAACCTTTGCCGGGATTGTTTCGGGGATTTTGTTGTGATAGTACGGTTGCAACCGGTTATTTTCGGCATCTTTGATGATTCGGTCAATCATTGTTTCGGCGTTGCCGATGGCGACAGCATCGCAGTGCTGTTTTGCTTCTTCCGGCAGGGCGCTGGCGTGGGAGCCGCCGAGGATAACCTTTTTGCCGCGGCTACGGAAGCGGTCAGCGACAGCATAAGCCCGTTTCGCATTCACCGTGATAGTCGAGATACAGATCAGGTCTGCCGGGGTGTCGTAGTCAATCTTTTGCTTTGCCTCATCAATAATGCTGACCGTATGTTCCTCAGGAATCAGCGAAGCAATGTAGGCCGGAGTCAGGTTGGCGACCGGAAAAATGCGGTGCATGAATCGGTTTATATTGAGGTACTGAAACGGATTGATAAATAGAATATTCAAAGATGAATACCCCCCGGTAAAAAAAAGCGAAGTTATTCAGTTATTTATAAATTTTTTGTGGGGGTATTGCCTGGGGTGCCTTCCGGATCGGGCGGTCAGCAATTCCCTCCTCGCAAAACATTACATAAGATAATTATATTAATTAATAGGATATGGAGGCGGAGCTGTCAACTAAAAGTCAATAATAATCAATAATTAGTGCCTTTTGATGATACGTCGCATTTGTCTTTAACGGCCCGCTCTGCTAAAATACTGCAACCCGCAACCGGAGGATGTACCATGGCAAAATTGCTCGTCGTTTTCAAAGATAAGGTCCAGCAGGAAGTCAAGTTGGCCAAGGAGACGGTACGGATAGGTCGGGATTCCGATAATGAAATCCAGATCGACAACCCCGGTGTTTCCCGTTTTCATGCCGAGGTTTACCGGCAGGGTTATCCGTTTTACGTCGAGGATATGAAAAGTACCAATGGTACCTTTGTGAATGGTAGCTTTGTCAGCTGGAAAGCGGCCCTGAACGATGGCGACCGGATCCGCATCGGCAAGCACGATCTGATATTCCAGCTTGAAGCGAGCGATTACCGCGAAGCGGGAACAAAGAAGGTCGACTTTGGCGAAACGGTCTGTATCCGACCGCAAGAGAAAAAACGGTAGCAGGTTTTGTCTCAGAAAACTTAAAGGCCGGTACGGATCTTCGTACCGGCCTTTAAGTTTTACGGCTGCCTGTATTGAAAAGATCTGGACACAATATCGGCCTTTGGCGAAAACCGGTTTCAACTTGAAACCATTTGCTTGCCAGGGTATGGCGAGGTGGTAAAATTTTAAAAAAGATGAAAGGAGATCCGGCAATGATGGTCAGGGTAATGTATCATGACGGCATGACCGAGATGGTCCGGGCGCCGGTGTTGCAGCACTTAATCGAAACCGGGAGAATTCACAAGTTCAGAAGGTCTGGCGGTTGGGTCATACTCGGGGTCGATCCGGTGCGCATCGGCATGCAAGGGCGGTTCCGTGGTGCGGATCGGCGCAGGCCTGAAGTGGTCCACTGAGAGACGATTCGATTCGGAGAAAAAGGCGGATTATTTTCGCTCTTCGTGAAATCGGCGTCCCCATGCACACATTTTTTCAAGCGTTGGTTTGAGGGTGCGGCCGGTTTCGGTCAGCGAGTATTCGACCCGGGGTGGAACTTCGGCAAAGACCTGGCGATGGACGAGGCCGTCCCGTTCGAGTTCGCGGAGCTGCTGGGTCAACATTTTCTGGGTAATCCCGGGCAGTCGCCGCTTCAGTTGGCTGAATCGGAGTGTTTTATGTGAAAGGTGCCAGAGGATGACTCCCTTCCATTTGCCGCCGATCAGCTCCAGGGTCACGGCGACCCCGCAGTTGTAATCAGGGTTCTCCGCCGCGATAACCTCTTCACAACGATCACTCTTCATGTCTTTAGTATCCTTTTGGTAACTACAGTACAAAAAAGTATGTACTTGACGTATTTGCA
This region includes:
- a CDS encoding transcriptional regulator; translated protein: MKSDRCEEVIAAENPDYNCGVAVTLELIGGKWKGVILWHLSHKTLRFSQLKRRLPGITQKMLTQQLRELERDGLVHRQVFAEVPPRVEYSLTETGRTLKPTLEKMCAWGRRFHEERK